A portion of the Syngnathoides biaculeatus isolate LvHL_M chromosome 7, ASM1980259v1, whole genome shotgun sequence genome contains these proteins:
- the si:ch211-212d10.2 gene encoding Rieske domain-containing protein: MASSPGGGERNAGGVAWRHIGSASELSGRRCRLVHSSLGRQSDVCLFFVKGEFFAMDARCAHSGGPLCEGDIEEADGILRVFCPWHDYDFDLRTGRSGTSLKQQVHEVKLEDGDVYVKHASCLSLQPFPVHHKN; this comes from the exons atggctTCATCCCCCGGAGGGGGAGAAAGAAACGCGGGGGGCGTCGCGTGGAGACACATCGGCTCAGCCTCGGAGCTTTCCGGCAGGAGATGCCGCCTGGTGCACTCCTCTCTCGGCCGCCAGTCGGACGTGTGCCTCTTCTTCGTCAAGGGAGAGTTCTTCGCTATGGATGCCCGCTGTGCACACTCcg GAGGTCCTTTGTGTGAGGGGGACATCGAGGAGGCCGATGGAATCTTGAGGGTCTTCTGTCCCTGGCATGACTACGACTTTGACCTCAGGACTGGCAGGTCGGGGACCTCATTGAAG CAACAAGTGCACGAAGTCAAGCTGGAGGACGGTGACGTGTACGTGAAGCATGCAAGCTGTCTCTCCTTGCAGCCGTTTCCTGTCCATCACAAGAACTGA
- the cilp2 gene encoding cartilage intermediate layer protein 1 — MSGLKTAAFLLAFLASVALGQELRRASASVRNRRATPKSFTDTRMTGLTEWTSWFNIDHPGGNGDYERLEAIRFYYRERVCSRPTAMEVRTTDWVAAADTGEVVHSSLEKGFWCINKEQPYGRTCSNYHVRFQCPPEQSFWSEWGEWGPCSTTVCNDVGIQVRQRKCMSSQPMPLVLVPACQGHHSERKECSNPPCTAKWSPWGPWASCSVTCGGGRRIRRRTCMRTSETVECTGRPAETQKCGKNPCPAKCQRVCAEGRPDDDCSRCVCDGHVLHGDVHSVTGVPVAGALVAFASRPKVIRARTDPKGHFRLKGICSSNVTSLIVRKDKFAPVTVSSTSNSTGLSWVSAVLRSAEKPYMVKHPEDKVRYEGGRALLCCKATGSPPPDKYYWYHNGTLLDRKVYKYQEELVLKDLKPEQAGQYYCKTSSSAGSIKSSPASLTVIEKGAPACNSTPEAHLIRLPLDCVQPGTNSKFYNAGRCPHNKCAGSLDFDMRCRDGAGFCCGVQAMESRAIDCGSYSLPIRSVSECSCQKCVQPTVLVRGRVVTADNGEPLRFGHIYIGKERVGTTGYQGGFTIQVTPDTQRLVVNFVDPTEKFIDTPKVFILDKKGGSIYHEVKVMRKQAPIDIEAGETNAINLGEIEGEDPIGQLVIPANSFHKDSGEIYEGTVKASVTFIDPRNITTASATPGDLNFVDTEGDMLPLRTYGMFSVDFRDESNKEVLGAGAVQVLLDTQHVKMQEHIPKMKLWSLNPDTGVWEEEGDFSTTTTTSGHGRSKREERTFLIGNMEIRERRLFNLDVPENRRCYVKVRAYMSDKFLPVEQLEGVVISLINLEPKPGYSSNPRAWGRFDSVITGPNGACLPAFCDAQRPDAYTAYVTAMMGGEELEAAPSSPKMNPNIIGVSQPYLDKIDYQRSDHEDPALKKTAFRINLAKPNQNNLDETNGPIYPYQNLIACENAPVDANHFRFFRVEKDKYEYNVVPFEETDLTTWTGDYLSWWPNPQEFRACFIKVKVHGPKEVMVRSRNLGGSHPQTKGQLYGIRDIRSTRDMREANTSAACVEFKCSGMLFDQAEVDRSLISIIPQGNCRKIATNNLLQEYLIKHPPVAQNNDSHAFTMLAPVDPLGHNYGIYTVTDQNPRVAKEIAIGRCFDGTSDGFSREMKTDSGVALTFSCPERKINRESLFQRLQTNPGQTLSQMARDMREMEGMQVQRSSTRVVAYPSEQQGWTQGRRVVTTTSRRRTAVRTQQRQ, encoded by the exons GTCTGACAGAGTGGACATCTTGGTTTAACATTGACCACCCCGGGGGAAACGGGGACTACGAGCGCCTCGAGGCCATCCGCTTCTACTACCGGGAAAGGGTTTGCTCGAGGCCCACGGCGATGGAGGTTCGCACCACGGACTGGGTGGCGGCGGCAGACACGGGAGAAGTGGTCCACTCCAGTCTGGAGAAGGGCTTCTGGTGCATCAACAAGGAGCAACCCTACGGGCGAACCTGCTCCAACTACCACGTCCGATTTCAGTGCCCACCAG AGCAAAGTTTCTGGAGCGAATGGGGCGAGTGGGGTCCGTGCTCGACAACCGTTTGCAACGACGTCGGCATCCAGGTCCGGCAGAGGAAGTGCATGAGCTCGCAGCCGATGCCTTTGGTCTTGGTTCCTGCCTGCCAGGGCCACCATTCAGAGAGGAAGGAGTGCTCCAACCCTCCATGCACGG CCAAGTGGAGTCCGTGGGGCCCTTGGGCGTCTTGTTCCGTGACATGCGGCGGGGGTCGGAGGATCCGAAGGAGGACTTGCATGAGGACCTCGGAGACGGTCGAGTGCACCGGACGTCCTGCTGAAACTCAGAAATGTGGCAAGAATCCATGTCCAG CCAAATGTCAACGCGTGTGCGCCGAGGGTCGCCCTGACGACGACTGCAGCCGCTGCGTGTGCGACGGCCACGTTCTTCACGGCGACGTCCACAGTGTGACGGGGGTCCCTGTGGCGGGGGCTTTGGTCGCATTCGCTAGCCGTCCCAAAGTCATTCGTGCTCGGACGGATCCGAAAGGCCACTTCAGGCTGAAGGGAATCTGCTCGTCCAATGTCACTTCGCTCATTGTCAGGAAGGACAAGTTTGCCCCCGTCACCGTCTCCTCCACCAGTAACAGCACAGGCCTGTCTTGGGTGTCGGCTGTCCTCAGATCTGCTG AGAAGCCCTACATGGTGAAGCACCCCGAGGACAAGGTGCGTTACGAGGGCGGCCGCGCGCTGCTCTGTTGCAAGGCAACGGGATCGCCACCGCCTGACAAATACTACTG GTACCACAATGGTACTCTGCTGGACAGAAAGGTGTACAAGTACCAAGAGGAGCTTGTACTGAAGGACCTGAAACCAGAGCAGGCTGGACAGTATTATTGCAAAACCAGCAGCTCTGCAGGCAGTATTAAGTCTTCcccagcatccctcactgtcaTTG AAAAAGGAGCTCCGGCGTGCAATTCCACTCCTGAGGCACATCTGATCAGACTGCCGCTGGATTGCGTACAACCTGGGACGAACTCCAAGTTTTACAACGCCGGCCGCTGCCCTCATAACAAATGCGCTGGCTCTCTAGACTTCGATATGCGCTGCAGAGATGGAGCCGGGTTCTGTTGCGGTGTCCAAGCGATGGAAAGTCGGGCAATTGACTGTGGCAGCTACAGCCTCCCAATCCGGTCTGTGTCTGAGTGCAGCTGTCAGAAATGTGTGCAGCCAACTGTGCTGGTGCGTGGACGGGTGGTCACGGCTGACAACGGCGAGCCACTGCGATTTGGTCACATCTACATCGGCAAAGAGAGGGTGGGCACCACCGGATACCAAGGAGGTTTCACCATACAAGTTACTCCCGACACGCAGAGATTGGTGGTGAATTTTGTTGACCCCACTGAGAAATTCATTGACACTCCGAAGGTGTTCATTTTGGACAAGAAGGGCGGATCCATTTACCACGAGGTGAAGGTGATGAGGAAGCAGGCTCCGATTGATATCGAAGCAGGCGAGACCAATGCTATAAACCTGGGGGAAATAGAAGGGGAAGACCCGATTGGGCAGTTAGTCATTCCAGCCAATTCCTTTCACAAAGACAGTGGCGAAATCTATGAGGGAACTGTAAAAGCCAGTGTCACTTTCATAGACCCAAGAAATATCACCACGGCTTCTGCAACCCCCGGCGACCTCAACTTTGTGGATACCGAGGGGGACATGCTCCCTTTGAGGACCTACGGCATGTTCTCGGTCGACTTCCGTGACGAGAGCAACAAGGAGGTGCTTGGAGCCGGAGCGGTCCAAGTCCTTCTCGACACGCAGCATGTCAAAATGCAAGAGCACATTCCTAAAATGAAACTGTGGTCTTTGAATCCCGACACAGGAGTTTGGGAGGAGGAAGGCGACTTCTCTACCACGACGACTACAAGTGGGCACGGGCGGAGCAAGCGTGAGGAGCGCACCTTCCTCATAGGCAACATGGAGATCAGAGAACGTAGACTCTTCAATTTGGATGTGCCTGAAAACAGACGGTGCTATGTGAAAGTCCGTGCCTACATGAGTGACAAGTTCCTGCCTGTTGAACAGCTGGAAGGGGTTGTGATCAGCTTGATAAACCTTGAACCCAAGCCTGGATATTCCTCAAATCCGAGGGCATGGGGTCGGTTTGACAGCGTCATAACCGGTCCCAACGGGGCCTGTTTACCGGCGTTCTGCGATGCCCAGAGGCCTGATGCCTATACAGCATATGTAACAGCGATGATGGGTGGTGAGGAACTGGAGGCTGCTCCCTCCTCCCCAAAGATGAATCCAAATATTATCGGGGTGTCTCAGCCTTATCTGGATAAAATAGACTACCAGCGCTCAGACCATGAAGATCCAGCTCTGAAGAAAACCGCCTTCAGAATCAATCTAGCAAAGCCTAACCAAAATAATCTCGATGAGACTAATGGACCCATATATCCATATCAGAATTTAATAGCATGTGAAAATGCTCCAGTCGATGCAAATCATTTCAGATTCTTTAGGgtggaaaaagacaaatatgaatACAACGTTGTACCCTTTGAAGAGACTGATCTGACAACCTGGACAGGGGACTACTTATCATGGTGGCCTAACCCTCAGGAGTTCAGAGCATGCTTCATCAAGGTTAAGGTGCACGGACCAAAGGAAGTGATGGTCAGGTCGAGAAACTTGGGAGGATCACACCCACAGACGAAAGGCCAACTTTATGGCATCCGAGATATACGCAGCACTCGGGATATGCGAGAGGCCAACACTTCCGCAGCTTGTGTTGAGTTCAAATGCAGCGGTATGTTGTTTGATCAAGCTGAGGTGGATAGATCCCTCATCTCGATCATTCCACAAGGGAACTGTCGCAAGATCGCTACCAACAACCTTCTACAGGAGTACCTCATCAAACACCCGCCAGTTGCACAAAACAACGACTCCCATGCTTTCACCATGTTGGCTCCTGTGGATCCtctgggacacaattatggcatATACACAGTCACAGACCAGAATCCGAGGGTTGCTAAAGAAATCGCCATCGGCCGCTGCTTTGATGGGACCTCGGACGGTTTCTCCAGAGAGATGAAGACGGACTCGGGAGTCGCTTTGACCTTCAGCTGTCCAGAGAGGAAAATCAACAGAGAGAGCCTCTTCCAGCGACTGCAGACCAACCCAGGACAGACACTGTCACAGATGGCGAGGGACATGAGGGAGATGGAAGGCATGCAGGTGCAGAGGTCATCCACTCGAGTGGTGGCCTATCCCTCCGAGCAACAGGGCTGGACCCAGGGTCGTAGGGTTGTCACTACAACAAGCAGGAGGAGAACGGCTGTGCGCACACAGCAACGCCAATGA